In the genome of Alphaproteobacteria bacterium, the window GCCGAGCGCGGCCGCATCCATGCCCTGGTCAACAACGCCGGCGGCCAGTTCTCCGCCCCGCTCACTGAAATCAGCCAAAAGGGCTTCGATACCGTGGTGCGCAACAACCTGACCGGCGGTTTCCTGATGTCGCGCGAGGTCTACAAGCAGAGCATGGAGGCCCATGGCGGCAACATCGTCAACGTCACCGCCGACAGCCGCAACGGCATGCCGGGCATGGGTCATTCCGGGGCGGCCCGGGCCGGCATGGAGAACTTCACCATGACGGCGGCCATCGAGTGGGCCCATTCAGGCGTGCGCGTCAACGCCGTGGCGCCGGGCTGGATCATCTCGTCGGGCTTCGACAAGTACGACGAGGAAACCGCCAAGATGTTCACCGTCATGCACGACTGGGTGCCGCTGAAGCGTCTGGGCACGGAATCCGAAGTCAGCGCCGTGGTCTGTTTCCTGCTGTCCCAGGGCGCCGCCTTCATCACCGGCGAGACCATCCGCATCGACGGCGGCCGGCCGCTCTCCTCGGTGCTGTGGCCGGT includes:
- a CDS encoding SDR family oxidoreductase codes for the protein MTYQSVFRSDLFAGHTVIVTGSGSGIGRCIAHEIANLGAHLVLIGRTRSRLEETAAELAEDGGQSSIYPQDIRDEDGVTETVAKIVAERGRIHALVNNAGGQFSAPLTEISQKGFDTVVRNNLTGGFLMSREVYKQSMEAHGGNIVNVTADSRNGMPGMGHSGAARAGMENFTMTAAIEWAHSGVRVNAVAPGWIISSGFDKYDEETAKMFTVMHDWVPLKRLGTESEVSAVVCFLLSQGAAFITGETIRIDGGRPLSSVLWPVPEHQRSQPYEGFHRSVMPEILKEKD